A window of the Streptomyces sp. Ag109_O5-10 genome harbors these coding sequences:
- a CDS encoding nucleotidyltransferase domain-containing protein encodes MSATNADDDQTFLAAITARLAALPAVRAVALGGSRAQGTHRPDSDWDLAVYYRGAFDPADLRAIGWEGEVSEVGGWGGGVFNGGAWLTVDGRRMDVHYRDLDVVEHELAEAEEGRFRVEPLLFHLAGIPSYLVVAELAVNRVLSGTLPCPPSYPERLRATAPGRWRGTARATLAYAKANHAPHGRLTEVAGAVATAALQTGHAVLAARGEWVTNEKRLLERAGLRGADDILGGLHAKSAELTRAVAEAELLFGFA; translated from the coding sequence ATGTCCGCCACGAACGCCGACGACGACCAGACCTTCCTCGCGGCCATCACCGCCCGCCTCGCCGCTCTCCCCGCGGTCCGTGCCGTCGCCCTGGGCGGCTCCCGCGCCCAGGGCACCCACCGGCCCGACAGCGACTGGGATCTGGCCGTCTACTACCGGGGCGCCTTCGATCCCGCCGACCTGCGTGCCATCGGGTGGGAAGGTGAGGTCTCCGAGGTCGGGGGGTGGGGCGGCGGTGTCTTCAACGGCGGGGCCTGGCTCACCGTCGACGGGCGCCGGATGGACGTGCACTACCGCGATCTCGACGTGGTCGAGCACGAGCTGGCCGAGGCGGAGGAGGGGCGGTTCCGGGTGGAACCGCTGCTGTTCCACCTCGCCGGGATCCCCAGCTACCTGGTCGTCGCCGAACTGGCGGTCAATCGCGTGCTCAGCGGCACCCTGCCCTGCCCGCCGTCCTACCCCGAACGACTGCGCGCCACCGCACCCGGACGGTGGCGCGGTACCGCCCGCGCCACCCTCGCGTACGCGAAGGCCAACCACGCCCCGCACGGCCGCCTTACCGAGGTCGCCGGCGCCGTCGCCACGGCCGCACTCCAGACCGGGCACGCCGTGCTCGCGGCCCGGGGCGAGTGGGTGACGAACGAGAAGCGGCTGCTGGAGCGGGCCGGGTTGCGGGGAGCCGACGACATCCTCGGCGGACTGCACGCGAAATCCGCGGAGTTGACCCGGGCCGTTGCCGAGGCGGAGTTGCTGTTCGGCTTTGCGTGA
- a CDS encoding FUSC family protein codes for MSRRTALPPWLAHALRAQRGPVAWSAVTRGALAAGPLLLAAVLLHRTSLGVVAAIAAMLAGVNDRPGSRRSAVRRLGVPAAAGALGLLVGTYGGEHLTAVPLTLLLTALGLVAGGTSAVGPVASGAGTQLLVAAAIGAGMPGAEAGWQRALAFLAGAGWLVVLRLALPTPGAIAGDFRFDGERDAVAAVYDAVADLLDAVGGETAGRQRSALTAALDHAQDALTGPRLRRYASSAAERRLHAQYAAALPLAEAATALAWAGEPVSARAAEGPRRLAAAVRENDGTGPLPAPARSAPALRALDDALLRAAEAFDRTVSGEQRPPARRRPALDLVRAALGSGGREYGLRVALCFGASAAIAQALHHARWYGGHQHWYWLPATAVFLVKPDLGPLASRVLCRAAGTVVGALVFAFFAAVLPRPGGLVALVAVCGALIPVATRHFGAQTAVVTVLVLALVMVGGEPQASVSRIGETLLACALVLVVGHLPLAGRRGGGVRARLASAGRAAHAYLDHVLTGSGDRGERWALRREAYRTLAEARTAIALAAAELPALARHTEGTDAVAAVLERLVDTTTACAVHLDETGRLTARHTRQLDDLAAELEQGGRRHGVAVPRMPVAA; via the coding sequence GTGTCCCGTCGTACCGCCCTGCCGCCCTGGCTCGCCCACGCCCTGCGCGCCCAGCGCGGGCCCGTGGCCTGGAGCGCGGTGACGAGAGGGGCGCTGGCCGCCGGGCCCCTGCTGCTCGCCGCGGTCCTGCTGCACCGCACCTCCCTCGGCGTCGTCGCCGCCATCGCCGCCATGCTCGCCGGGGTCAACGACCGGCCGGGCAGCAGGCGGTCCGCCGTACGCCGGCTCGGGGTGCCGGCCGCGGCCGGGGCGCTCGGGCTGCTCGTCGGCACCTACGGCGGGGAGCACCTGACCGCCGTCCCGCTGACCCTGCTGCTCACCGCGCTCGGGCTGGTCGCCGGCGGCACGAGCGCCGTCGGACCCGTCGCCTCCGGGGCCGGGACCCAGCTGCTGGTCGCCGCCGCCATCGGCGCCGGGATGCCGGGCGCCGAGGCGGGCTGGCAGCGGGCCCTCGCCTTTCTCGCGGGCGCCGGGTGGCTGGTCGTCCTCCGCCTCGCCCTGCCCACCCCCGGCGCGATCGCCGGTGACTTCCGCTTCGACGGGGAGCGGGACGCCGTCGCCGCCGTGTACGACGCCGTCGCCGACCTGCTCGACGCGGTGGGCGGCGAGACCGCGGGCCGGCAGCGCTCCGCCCTCACCGCCGCCCTCGACCACGCCCAGGACGCGCTCACCGGGCCCCGGCTGCGGCGGTACGCCAGTTCCGCCGCCGAACGCCGGCTGCACGCCCAGTATGCCGCGGCCCTGCCCCTCGCCGAGGCGGCCACCGCCCTCGCCTGGGCCGGCGAGCCGGTGTCCGCACGGGCGGCCGAGGGGCCCCGGCGGCTCGCCGCGGCCGTCCGGGAGAACGACGGCACCGGACCGCTGCCCGCGCCCGCGCGGTCCGCGCCCGCGCTGCGCGCTCTCGACGACGCCCTGCTGCGTGCCGCGGAGGCCTTCGACCGGACCGTGAGCGGCGAGCAGCGGCCACCGGCCCGCCGCCGCCCCGCCCTCGACCTCGTGCGGGCCGCGCTCGGCAGCGGCGGACGGGAGTACGGGCTGCGCGTCGCCCTCTGCTTCGGGGCCAGCGCCGCCATCGCCCAGGCCCTGCACCACGCCCGCTGGTACGGCGGGCACCAGCACTGGTACTGGCTGCCCGCCACCGCCGTCTTCCTCGTCAAGCCCGACCTCGGGCCGCTCGCTTCCCGGGTGCTGTGCCGGGCCGCCGGGACCGTGGTCGGTGCCCTCGTCTTCGCGTTCTTCGCCGCCGTACTCCCGCGGCCCGGTGGACTCGTCGCGCTGGTCGCCGTCTGCGGGGCCCTCATCCCGGTCGCCACCCGGCACTTCGGCGCCCAGACCGCCGTCGTCACCGTCCTCGTGCTCGCCCTCGTCATGGTCGGCGGCGAACCCCAGGCCTCCGTCAGCCGGATCGGCGAGACGCTGCTGGCCTGCGCGCTCGTGCTGGTCGTGGGCCACCTGCCGCTGGCGGGCCGGCGCGGCGGCGGCGTACGGGCCCGCCTCGCCTCGGCCGGACGGGCCGCGCACGCCTACCTCGACCACGTCCTGACCGGGTCCGGCGACCGCGGCGAACGCTGGGCCCTGCGCCGCGAGGCCTACCGCACCCTCGCCGAGGCCCGCACCGCCATCGCGCTCGCCGCCGCCGAACTCCCCGCCCTCGCCCGGCACACCGAGGGCACGGACGCGGTGGCGGCCGTACTCGAACGGCTCGTGGACACGACCACCGCGTGCGCCGTGCACCTCGACGAGACGGGACGGCTGACCGCCCGGCACACCCGGCAACTCGACGACCTGGCGGCAGAACTGGAGCAGGGCGGGCGCCGGCACGGGGTCGCGGTGCCGCGGATGCCGGTCGCGGCCTGA
- a CDS encoding DUF899 domain-containing protein, translating to MSLPEIVSRERWRAARAELLRKEKALMRARDALSAERRRLPMVEVDPEYVFEGGDGKATLLDLFDGRPQLVVHHFMFAPEWEAGCRCCAAFLDQVGHLAHLRARGTSFAAVSRAPFTRILPFKARMGWTLPWYSSGHTDFDRDFNRDFEATIVVDDEPVERPGISCFLREHDRVFHTYSVYDRGLDGLGPASSLLDLTALGRLPEGGDRLRYHDEYED from the coding sequence ATGTCGCTTCCGGAGATCGTCTCGCGTGAGCGGTGGCGTGCCGCGCGTGCGGAGTTACTGCGCAAGGAGAAGGCACTCATGCGGGCGCGGGACGCGCTGAGCGCCGAGCGGCGCCGGCTGCCCATGGTCGAGGTGGACCCCGAGTACGTCTTCGAGGGCGGCGACGGCAAGGCGACCCTGCTGGACCTCTTCGACGGGCGGCCCCAACTCGTCGTGCACCACTTCATGTTCGCCCCGGAGTGGGAGGCCGGCTGCCGCTGCTGCGCCGCCTTCCTCGACCAGGTCGGCCACCTCGCCCATCTGCGGGCGCGCGGCACCTCGTTCGCGGCGGTCTCCCGGGCGCCGTTCACCAGGATCCTGCCGTTCAAGGCGCGGATGGGCTGGACGCTGCCCTGGTACTCGTCCGGCCACACCGACTTCGACCGCGACTTCAACCGCGACTTCGAGGCGACCATCGTGGTGGACGACGAACCGGTCGAACGGCCGGGCATCAGCTGCTTCCTGCGGGAGCACGACCGGGTCTTCCACACCTACTCGGTGTACGACCGCGGCCTCGACGGACTCGGCCCGGCAAGCTCCCTGCTCGACCTGACGGCTCTCGGCCGGCTGCCGGAGGGCGGTGACCGCCTCCGTTATCACGACGAGTACGAAGACTGA
- a CDS encoding ABC transporter ATP-binding protein, with translation MGWSQHGNAFLELDFRAMMTRLPGMLASSLRLARQADAGAARIVLAAQVGVGVAQAVSLLAVNSVLARLIGTGTLEERLRGAAPALVAMAVVMSVAALLRAASTYATGRLEPKVERVATAMYLERAAAVELAAIEDHAFHKLLDTAQYGASSARRMIMYGTRVVNAMISLITAAGVLTVLHPALLPLLITMTIPSAWGALTNARRRYESYHTWVQHARAGHLISALLTEPEAAPEIRVHGVGPFLLRHYRAMSETAEAEQARLARLAARTGLIAAAWTGLATVATYATLGGLLLSGAMALSVAGTAVIAIRSGSASLNTLVLEINTLHEEALFVGDLERLYVEAAQRAIPLGGDPLPEDPQEIRFENVTFTYPSDHPDETVHPALDDVTLSIPLGRIVALVGENGSGKTTLVKLLAGLYQPDRGRILWDGVDAARADRQRLAERIAMVAQNFKRWPFTAKVNVAVGRSSAPLTDERLAASVAEAGAQEVVEDLPRGLDTLLARHFSGGHELSGGQWQRLGIARAAYRRGHILIVDEPTAALDARAELEVFEKIRALAGSGQTVVLITHRLASVRHADLVHVLDQGRLVESGTPDELLASGGVYAELYALQADQFTAKLPVRKAG, from the coding sequence ATGGGCTGGAGCCAGCACGGCAACGCCTTCCTGGAGCTGGACTTCCGCGCCATGATGACCCGGCTGCCCGGCATGCTCGCCTCCAGTCTGCGGCTGGCCCGGCAGGCGGACGCGGGGGCCGCGCGGATCGTGCTGGCCGCTCAGGTCGGCGTCGGGGTGGCCCAGGCCGTGAGCCTGCTCGCCGTGAACAGCGTCCTCGCCCGGCTGATCGGCACCGGCACCCTCGAGGAACGGCTGCGCGGCGCCGCCCCCGCCCTGGTGGCCATGGCCGTCGTCATGTCCGTGGCCGCCCTGCTGCGGGCCGCGTCCACGTACGCCACCGGCCGCCTGGAGCCCAAGGTCGAGCGGGTGGCGACCGCGATGTACCTGGAGCGGGCCGCGGCCGTCGAACTCGCCGCGATCGAGGACCACGCCTTCCACAAGCTGCTGGACACCGCGCAGTACGGCGCCTCCTCGGCACGCCGCATGATCATGTACGGCACGCGCGTGGTGAACGCGATGATCTCGCTGATCACCGCGGCCGGTGTGCTGACGGTGCTGCACCCGGCCCTGCTCCCGCTGCTGATCACGATGACGATCCCGAGCGCCTGGGGTGCCCTGACCAACGCCCGGCGCCGCTACGAGTCGTACCACACGTGGGTGCAGCACGCCCGCGCCGGCCACCTGATCAGCGCCCTGCTCACCGAGCCGGAGGCGGCGCCGGAGATCCGGGTGCACGGGGTCGGCCCGTTCCTGCTGCGGCACTACCGGGCGATGTCGGAGACGGCGGAGGCGGAACAGGCCCGGCTGGCCCGGCTGGCGGCCCGTACCGGTCTGATCGCGGCGGCCTGGACCGGCCTCGCGACCGTCGCCACGTACGCGACACTCGGCGGGCTGCTGCTGAGCGGGGCGATGGCCCTGTCGGTGGCCGGTACGGCGGTGATCGCGATCCGCAGCGGCTCGGCGAGCCTCAACACCCTCGTGCTGGAGATCAACACGCTGCACGAGGAGGCGCTGTTCGTGGGCGACCTGGAGCGGCTGTACGTCGAGGCGGCACAGCGGGCCATCCCGCTCGGCGGTGACCCGTTGCCCGAGGATCCCCAGGAGATCCGTTTCGAGAACGTCACCTTCACCTATCCGAGTGATCATCCGGACGAGACCGTCCACCCCGCCCTGGACGACGTCACGCTCTCCATCCCCCTCGGCCGGATCGTCGCCCTGGTCGGTGAGAACGGTTCCGGCAAGACCACCCTGGTCAAGCTGCTGGCCGGGCTGTACCAGCCGGACCGCGGCCGCATCCTGTGGGACGGCGTCGACGCGGCCCGGGCCGACCGGCAGCGGCTCGCCGAACGGATCGCCATGGTCGCCCAGAACTTCAAGCGCTGGCCGTTCACCGCAAAGGTCAACGTGGCCGTCGGCCGCTCGTCGGCGCCGCTCACCGACGAGCGGCTGGCCGCGTCGGTCGCGGAGGCGGGCGCGCAGGAGGTGGTCGAGGACCTGCCGCGCGGTCTGGACACCCTGCTGGCCCGCCACTTCAGCGGTGGGCACGAGCTGTCCGGCGGCCAGTGGCAGCGGCTGGGCATCGCGCGGGCCGCCTACCGGCGCGGTCACATCCTGATCGTGGACGAGCCGACGGCCGCCCTGGACGCCCGGGCCGAGCTGGAGGTCTTCGAGAAGATCCGGGCGCTGGCGGGCAGCGGGCAGACCGTCGTGCTGATCACCCACCGGCTGGCGTCGGTCCGCCACGCGGACCTGGTGCACGTCCTCGACCAGGGCCGGCTGGTGGAGTCGGGCACCCCTGACGAACTCCTGGCCAGCGGCGGGGTCTACGCGGAGCTGTACGCGCTCCAGGCGGACCAGTTCACGGCGAAACTGCCGGTCCGCAAAGCCGGTTAG
- a CDS encoding ATP-binding protein, giving the protein MASVIPSAPLGTDAAADRFGPGADGGPPVRTRSSVEEAAGPGEGTAKRRFRFELAAHPGSPAQARRLVRARLTGWSVCADTCDTAVLVVSELVTNAIVHTASSRVVCELHDHDDTVRIAVQDEGCAPDEPHPSPQRPEEEHGRGLLLVEALCQAWGAQERGSGLLVWAELPRQTDAARTGAARTDVALIDTVRDAAEPCNDLGWGARPAPGPSRGSSHEPAHTPAPRPSPDSGAAGRAQALPAPRRRQP; this is encoded by the coding sequence GTGGCAAGCGTGATTCCGTCCGCGCCCTTAGGAACAGACGCCGCCGCAGACCGGTTCGGTCCCGGCGCTGATGGGGGTCCTCCCGTGCGAACCCGTTCGAGCGTGGAGGAGGCAGCCGGCCCGGGTGAGGGCACTGCCAAGCGCCGGTTCCGGTTCGAACTGGCCGCTCATCCCGGTTCCCCCGCCCAGGCGAGACGCCTGGTGCGTGCCCGGCTGACCGGCTGGTCGGTCTGCGCGGACACCTGTGACACAGCCGTCCTGGTCGTTTCCGAGCTGGTCACCAACGCGATCGTGCACACCGCGAGCAGTCGTGTCGTGTGCGAGTTGCACGACCACGACGACACGGTGCGCATCGCCGTGCAGGACGAGGGCTGTGCGCCCGACGAGCCCCACCCGTCCCCGCAGCGCCCGGAGGAGGAGCACGGGAGGGGGTTGCTCCTCGTCGAGGCGCTGTGCCAGGCGTGGGGGGCTCAGGAGCGCGGGTCCGGGCTGCTGGTCTGGGCGGAGCTGCCGCGCCAGACGGACGCGGCCCGGACCGGCGCCGCCCGGACCGACGTCGCCCTGATCGATACCGTCCGGGACGCCGCCGAGCCGTGCAACGACCTGGGCTGGGGCGCACGCCCCGCGCCGGGTCCGTCGCGCGGCTCGTCCCACGAACCGGCACACACGCCGGCGCCCCGGCCGTCGCCGGACTCCGGCGCGGCAGGGCGGGCCCAGGCGCTGCCGGCGCCCCGGCGGAGGCAGCCGTGA
- a CDS encoding helix-turn-helix transcriptional regulator, whose amino-acid sequence MSEPRSAPTVGQVVLGRRLLDLRERAGLKREEAARVLRVAPATVRRMEMAEVALKIPYLQLLLKAYGVTDEEADLFVRLAEEANRPGWWQRFHDILPSWFSMYVSLEGAAGLIRSYEPHFVPGLLQTEDYARGVLKSGAVGQTEPEEIERHVALRMQRQQLLTRTDAPRFWAVMDETALRRPVGGPEVMRAQIDRLLEVTKLPNVTLQVAPFSNGPHPGTYGPFVLFRFAMPELPDMVYSEYLTGAVYLDARTEVATHLEVMDRMAAQAATAQRTKEILRDLRKEL is encoded by the coding sequence GTGAGCGAGCCGCGGTCCGCGCCGACGGTGGGCCAGGTGGTCCTCGGCCGGCGCCTCCTCGACCTGCGGGAACGCGCGGGGCTCAAGCGTGAGGAGGCCGCCCGCGTGCTCCGCGTGGCGCCCGCCACGGTCCGCCGGATGGAGATGGCCGAGGTCGCCCTCAAGATCCCGTACCTCCAACTGCTCCTGAAGGCCTATGGGGTGACCGACGAGGAGGCCGACCTCTTCGTCCGCCTCGCCGAGGAGGCCAACAGGCCCGGCTGGTGGCAGCGGTTCCACGACATCCTGCCGAGCTGGTTCTCGATGTACGTCAGCCTGGAGGGCGCGGCCGGCCTGATCCGCTCCTACGAGCCGCACTTCGTCCCCGGGCTGCTGCAGACCGAGGACTACGCGCGCGGGGTGCTGAAGTCGGGCGCCGTCGGACAGACCGAGCCGGAGGAGATCGAACGCCACGTCGCCCTGCGCATGCAACGCCAGCAACTGCTCACACGTACCGACGCCCCCCGCTTCTGGGCGGTGATGGACGAGACCGCCCTGCGCCGCCCGGTCGGCGGTCCGGAGGTGATGCGCGCGCAGATCGACCGACTGCTAGAGGTCACGAAGCTGCCCAATGTGACGCTCCAGGTCGCCCCGTTCTCCAACGGGCCGCACCCGGGGACGTACGGACCCTTCGTGCTCTTCCGATTCGCCATGCCCGAACTGCCGGACATGGTCTACAGCGAGTACCTGACCGGCGCCGTCTACCTGGACGCGCGCACCGAGGTGGCGACCCACCTCGAAGTCATGGACCGCATGGCGGCGCAGGCCGCTACGGCACAACGCACGAAGGAGATCCTCCGGGATCTCCGCAAGGAGCTGTGA
- a CDS encoding DUF397 domain-containing protein, with protein sequence MDRIKPQSGPRNRTERIYNGMPARELGSEGWHKPWSGGNGGNCLEAMKLADGRIAVRQSTDPDGPALIYTTDEMTAFIEGAKAGEADFLLS encoded by the coding sequence ATGGATCGCATAAAACCCCAGTCCGGGCCGCGGAACCGCACCGAGCGGATCTACAACGGCATGCCTGCCCGGGAACTGGGCAGCGAGGGCTGGCACAAGCCGTGGAGCGGCGGCAACGGGGGCAACTGCCTGGAGGCGATGAAGCTGGCCGACGGCCGGATCGCCGTCCGCCAGTCGACCGACCCGGACGGGCCGGCGCTGATCTACACCACGGACGAGATGACGGCCTTCATCGAGGGTGCCAAGGCGGGGGAGGCCGACTTCCTGCTCTCCTGA
- a CDS encoding glutamate synthase subunit beta, with protein MADPKGFMTTPREEWPRRPVEERVRDWDEVYVPGALLPIISKQADRCMDCGVPFCHDACPLGNLIPEWNDLVSREDWRAASDRLHATNNFPEFTGRLCPAPCEAGCVLAINQPAVTIKNVECAIADRAWAEGFASPRPPERLSGRTVAVIGSGPTGLAAAQQLTRAGHTVAVYEKDDRLGGLMRYGIPEFKMEKRHLERRLGQMRAEGTKFRTSVTVGRDLHAVELRARYDAVVIATGATAWRELSVPGRELDGIHQAMEYLPLSNRVCEGDLAESPMSAAGKHVVIVGGGDTGADCLGTALRERAASVTQLDIYAQPGTERDEDIEPWPTYPKIYRLSAAHEEARDLEAAPSADADARLFAASTLRFTGDGSGHVRSLHLVEVDRARLPVPGTGRTLPADLVLLALGFSGPDREDGLIDQLGVSTEPRGTISRDAGFATNVPGVFAAGDAARGQSLIVWAIAEGRAVAAAVDHYLTGSSQLPWPISPHDRPMTV; from the coding sequence ATGGCCGATCCCAAGGGGTTCATGACCACGCCGCGCGAGGAGTGGCCGCGGCGGCCCGTCGAGGAGCGGGTCCGGGACTGGGACGAGGTGTACGTCCCCGGCGCGCTGCTGCCGATCATCAGCAAGCAGGCGGACCGCTGCATGGACTGCGGGGTGCCGTTCTGTCACGACGCGTGTCCGCTGGGCAATCTCATCCCGGAGTGGAACGACCTGGTGTCGCGGGAGGACTGGCGGGCGGCGAGCGACCGGCTGCACGCCACGAACAACTTCCCGGAGTTCACCGGACGGTTGTGCCCGGCGCCGTGCGAGGCCGGGTGCGTGCTCGCGATCAACCAGCCCGCGGTCACGATCAAGAACGTCGAGTGCGCCATCGCGGACCGCGCCTGGGCGGAGGGGTTCGCCTCGCCGCGGCCGCCGGAGCGGCTGTCCGGACGGACCGTGGCGGTGATCGGGTCCGGGCCGACGGGGCTCGCCGCGGCGCAACAGCTGACCCGGGCCGGGCACACGGTCGCCGTGTACGAGAAGGACGACCGGCTCGGCGGGCTGATGCGGTACGGCATACCGGAGTTCAAGATGGAGAAGCGCCATCTGGAGCGGCGGCTGGGCCAGATGCGGGCCGAGGGGACGAAGTTCCGGACGTCGGTGACGGTCGGGCGGGACCTGCATGCGGTGGAGCTGCGGGCCCGGTACGACGCGGTGGTGATCGCGACCGGGGCCACGGCGTGGCGGGAACTTTCGGTGCCGGGCCGGGAGTTGGACGGAATACACCAGGCGATGGAGTATCTGCCCTTGTCCAACCGGGTGTGCGAGGGCGATCTGGCCGAGTCGCCGATGTCGGCGGCCGGGAAGCACGTGGTGATCGTGGGCGGTGGTGACACGGGGGCGGACTGTCTGGGGACGGCGTTGCGGGAGCGGGCCGCCTCGGTGACCCAGCTGGACATCTACGCGCAGCCGGGCACGGAGCGGGACGAGGACATCGAGCCGTGGCCGACGTATCCGAAGATCTACCGGCTGTCGGCGGCCCACGAGGAGGCGCGGGACCTGGAGGCGGCGCCCTCGGCGGACGCGGACGCCCGGTTGTTCGCGGCCTCGACGCTCCGTTTCACGGGTGACGGCAGCGGGCATGTGCGGTCGCTGCATCTGGTGGAGGTGGACCGGGCGCGGCTGCCGGTGCCGGGGACGGGGCGGACGCTCCCGGCCGACCTGGTGCTGCTGGCGCTCGGTTTCTCCGGGCCCGACCGGGAGGACGGGCTCATCGATCAGCTGGGGGTGTCGACGGAGCCGCGCGGCACCATCTCCCGGGACGCGGGGTTCGCCACGAACGTACCGGGCGTCTTCGCCGCCGGGGACGCGGCTCGAGGGCAGTCGCTGATCGTGTGGGCGATCGCCGAGGGGCGGGCGGTGGCGGCGGCCGTCGACCACTACCTGACGGGGAGTTCACAACTGCCGTGGCCGATATCGCCGCACGACCGGCCGATGACGGTGTAG
- a CDS encoding DUF1772 domain-containing protein — MIDGPYYVLVLLGVLGAGLMAGVFCGFSAFVMRGLASLPPAQGVAAMNAINRAALTPVFMLVFAGSAVVSAMIAVVTFVVWPDDGKVALLVGSGLYLFGSFGLTVMANVPRNEALAKLEPGTPEAVSYWPVYVREWTFWNHVRTVAAAAAAVVYVLALSWG, encoded by the coding sequence GTGATCGACGGGCCGTATTACGTGCTGGTCCTGTTGGGGGTGCTGGGGGCCGGCCTGATGGCGGGGGTGTTCTGCGGGTTCTCGGCCTTCGTGATGCGCGGGCTGGCCTCGTTGCCGCCGGCGCAGGGGGTCGCCGCGATGAACGCGATCAACCGCGCGGCCCTGACCCCGGTGTTCATGCTGGTGTTCGCGGGGTCGGCGGTGGTGTCCGCGATGATCGCGGTGGTGACGTTCGTGGTGTGGCCGGACGACGGGAAGGTGGCGCTGCTGGTGGGCAGCGGGCTGTATCTGTTCGGTTCCTTCGGGCTGACCGTGATGGCGAACGTGCCCCGGAACGAGGCGCTGGCCAAGCTGGAGCCGGGCACACCGGAGGCTGTCTCCTACTGGCCGGTGTACGTGCGTGAGTGGACGTTCTGGAACCACGTGCGCACGGTCGCGGCGGCCGCGGCGGCGGTCGTCTATGTACTGGCCCTGTCCTGGGGGTGA
- a CDS encoding DUF2293 domain-containing protein, whose amino-acid sequence MTRLATPPRHGGLLVVQPLRHKRCGACRRGPLSLLVVEDGVPRCLECADLGHLVFLSRGDTALTRRSREESALSAVVVRFNRRKSRYERQGVLVEEAALARAEARCLADAEARRRRRARDARRRAAEDVRFTEAFAAEILRLFPGCPVDRANAIAAHASVRGSGRVGRTAAGRALTEGAVVSAVVAGVRHVDTSYDQLLMSGVPRYEARRRIARTVEAVLREWEAGVTIRLTG is encoded by the coding sequence ATGACACGTCTCGCAACTCCCCCTCGCCACGGCGGACTTCTGGTCGTGCAGCCGCTGCGGCACAAGCGGTGTGGGGCGTGCCGGCGGGGACCGTTGTCGCTGCTGGTGGTGGAGGACGGGGTGCCGCGGTGCCTCGAGTGCGCCGATCTCGGGCATCTGGTGTTCCTGTCCCGGGGCGACACGGCACTGACCCGGCGGTCGCGGGAGGAGAGCGCGCTGTCGGCGGTGGTGGTCCGGTTCAACCGGCGCAAGAGCCGGTACGAGCGGCAGGGCGTCCTGGTCGAGGAGGCCGCGCTGGCCCGGGCCGAGGCGCGGTGTCTGGCCGACGCCGAGGCACGGCGGCGGCGCCGGGCGCGGGACGCGAGGCGGCGGGCGGCCGAGGACGTGCGGTTCACCGAGGCGTTCGCGGCGGAGATCCTGCGTCTGTTCCCGGGCTGCCCGGTGGACCGGGCCAATGCGATCGCGGCCCACGCGTCGGTGCGGGGCAGTGGGCGGGTCGGGCGGACCGCGGCGGGGCGGGCGCTGACGGAGGGAGCGGTGGTGTCGGCGGTGGTGGCGGGGGTACGGCACGTGGACACGTCGTACGACCAGCTGCTGATGAGCGGGGTGCCACGGTACGAGGCGCGGCGGCGGATCGCGCGGACGGTGGAGGCGGTGCTGCGGGAGTGGGAGGCCGGGGTGACGATCCGCCTGACGGGGTGA
- a CDS encoding uridine kinase, with amino-acid sequence MRLEAITWDRLAERLAERLAELKPADGGAWPRVAFDGAPAARPGDLAERVGEALRVRGRPSLVVGTEGFLRPASLRLEHGRRDAESYYGGWFDTNALWREVFGPLDPGGTGRVLPDLWDPATDRATRSPYVQLPPGGLLLLHGPLLLRHWFPFDLTVHLLLTPGALRRRTPETDHWTLPAFERYAAETDPAGTADVLVRADDPRHPAWSG; translated from the coding sequence GTGCGACTCGAAGCGATCACCTGGGACCGGCTCGCCGAGCGTCTCGCCGAGCGGCTGGCCGAACTGAAGCCCGCCGACGGGGGCGCCTGGCCACGCGTCGCCTTCGACGGTGCCCCGGCCGCCCGGCCCGGCGACCTGGCGGAGCGCGTCGGTGAGGCGCTGCGGGTACGGGGCCGGCCGTCGCTCGTCGTGGGCACCGAGGGCTTCCTGCGCCCCGCCTCGCTGCGCCTGGAGCACGGCAGACGCGACGCGGAGTCGTACTACGGCGGCTGGTTCGACACCAACGCCCTGTGGCGGGAGGTCTTCGGCCCCCTCGACCCCGGCGGGACCGGTCGCGTCCTGCCCGATCTGTGGGATCCGGCCACCGACCGCGCCACCCGCAGCCCCTATGTCCAACTCCCGCCCGGCGGCCTCCTGCTGCTGCACGGACCGCTCCTGCTACGGCACTGGTTCCCGTTCGACCTGACCGTCCACCTCCTCCTCACCCCCGGCGCCCTGCGCCGCCGTACCCCCGAGACCGACCACTGGACCCTCCCCGCCTTCGAGCGCTACGCGGCCGAGACCGACCCCGCCGGCACGGCCGACGTCCTGGTCCGTGCCGACGATCCGCGGCATCCGGCGTGGAGCGGCTGA